One Marasmius oreades isolate 03SP1 chromosome 2, whole genome shotgun sequence DNA segment encodes these proteins:
- a CDS encoding uncharacterized protein (BUSCO:EOG09262Z0M) yields MVEKKEELFPTIGALADQADKLSENLNGDSEGQTTANNDQDADERPLQEIESLCMKCGEQGVTRMMLTSIPYFREVIVMSFRCEHCGTTNNEIQSAGTIRSEGTLYTAKILARSDLNRQIVRAPTCSIQIPELELTLPATSQGQLTTVEGLIRDVVADLEIDQPVRKYQDPSTHGKLQVLIDKLKTILGDEEEEEDTNAELKTVQVGKASQKEHLHMSAFTVKLDDPAGNSWIEFVGSMADPKWNMRTYSRSLEQNVALGLVAAPDEAAGASQGKVKVSLDGIDDDDDTIGGGAEGTNEEIIVFHGTCSSCGHPLDTLMKKINIPYFKDVFIMSTNCDKCGYRDNEIKSGAAISDKGKKITLKVEDKDDMSRDILKSETAGLSIPEIDLVVTHGTLGGRFTTIEGILEQVYEELSEKVVRGDASEAREREKFVEFLGKLKEVKSCAHPFTVILDDPLANSYIQNLYAPDPDPAMMIETYERSWEQNEELGLNDMKVEGYEEDANESKNEKKEVTPTS; encoded by the exons ATGGTtgagaaaaaagaagaactCTTCCCGACAATTGGTGCACTTGCAGATCAAGCCGACAAATTATCTGAAAACTTGAACGGTGACAGTGAAGGTCAGACAACGGCGAACAACGACCAAGATGCAGATGAACGGCCCTTGCAAGAGATAGAGTCGCTGTGTATGAAATGCGGTGAACAG GGTGTAACTCGAATGATGCTCACGTCGATACCATACTTCCGTGAAGTGATTGTGATGTCTTTTCGCTGTGAACACTGTGGTACGACGAACAACGAGATACAGTCGGCAGGGACAATTCGAT CCGAAGGAACGCTATACACTGCCAAGATCCTCGCTCGTTCAGATCTTAACCGTCAAATCGTTCGAGCTCCAACATGTTCCATTCAGATACCTGAACTCGAACTTACCCTCCCCGCTACGTCTCAAGGACAACTCACCACTGTCGAAGGTCTCATTCGAGACGTAGTAGCCGATCTCGAAATCGACCAACCGGTACGAAAGTATCAAGATCCCTCTACGCATGGCAAGCTGCAGGTTTTGATCGACAAGTTGAAAACGATTCTAGgtgacgaggaagaagaggaagacacaAATGCAGAGTTGAAGACGGTACAGGTGGGGAAAGCATCTCAGAAGGAACATCTACATATGTCTGCGTTTACAGTGAAGTTGGACGATCCTGCGGGGAATTCGTGGATTGAGTTTGTTGGGAGTATGGCTGATCCCAAGTGGAATATGCGGACGTATTCTAGGAGTTTAGAGCAGAATGTTGCGTTGGGGTTGGTTGCAGCACCTGATGAAGCTGCAG GCGCAAGTCAAGGGAAAGTCAAAGTCTCTCTTGATGGtatcgatgacgatgacgacacTATTGGGGGTGGTGCGGAGGGAACGAACGAAGAGATAATCGTCTTCCATGGAACATGTTCCAGTTGTGGGCACCCGCTTGATacgttgatgaagaagatcaaCATCCCCTATTTCAAG GACGTTTTTATCATGTCTACCAATTGCGATAAATGCGGGTATAGGGATAACGAAATCAAGTCGGGTGCAGCTATATCGGACAAGGGCAAGAAAATCACTCTCAAGGTTGAGGATAAGGATGATATGAGCCGAGATATCCTGAAG TCTGAAACTGCAGGGCTTAGCATCCCGGAAATCGACCTTGTTGTCACGCATGGGACGCTAGGTGGGCGGTTTACGACTATCGAAGGGATTTTAGAGCAAGTGTATGAGGAGTTGTCCGAGAAGGTAGTCAGAGGCGACGCGTCCGAGGCCCGCGAAAGAGAAAAGTTTGTGGAGTTCTTGGGGAAACTCAAAGAG GTCAAGTCGTGTGCCCAtccattcacagtcattctcgATGATCCTTTGGCGAACTCTTATATCCAGAACCTCTATGCTCCTGACCCTGATCCAGCGATGATGATCGAGACGTATGAGAGAAGTTGGGAGCAGAACGAGGAACTTGGTCTGAATGATATGAAGGTGGAAGGTTACGAAGAAGATGCGAATGAATCGAAAaacgagaagaaagaggtaacACCGACTTCATGA
- a CDS encoding uncharacterized protein (BUSCO:EOG092635YY), whose translation MGLLDIVPAGVLTGENVIKVFDYAKEHKFAIPAINVTSSSTANAVLEAARDIKAPIILQVSQGGAAYFAGKGLANDKQQASIAGAVAAAHHIRTVAKAYGVPVILHSDHCAHKLLPWFDGMLEADEAYYKEHQEPLFSSHMLDLSEEPKEENIATCVKYFKRMAPLGIWLEMEIGITGGEEDGVDNTGVDNAALYTQPEDIWDVYTALSEVGPGFSIAAGFGNVHGVYKPGNVKLQPDLLGKHQDYAKAKLGAKAKNEKPLFLVFHGGSGSTKEEIKTAVGNGVVKMNVDTDTQFAYLAGIRDFVQKKKDYLQSQVGNPEGPDKPNKKYYDPRVWVREGEKTLSERVKEACKDLGNVDRL comes from the exons ATGGGTCTTCTCGATATCGTTCCA GCTGGCGTTTTGACTGGCGAGAATGTGATTAAGGTGTTTGATTATGCTAAAGAACACAAG TTTGCGATCCCC GCCATT AATGTCACATCTTCATCAACAGCCAACGCTGTCTTGGAAGCTGCGAG AGACATCAAAGCACCGATCATCCTGCAGGTCTCTCAGGGTGGTGCCGCATACTTTGCTGGCAAAGGCCTCGCGAACGACAAGCAACAAGCGTCTATCGCGGGTGCCGTTGCTGCTGCCCATCATATTCGAACCGTAGCTAAAGCTTATGGCGT GCCTGTCATTCTTCACTCCGATCACTGTGCACACAAACTTCTTCCCTGGTTCGACGGGATGCTCGAAGCCGACGAAGCATACTACAAGGAACATCAAGAGCCTCTCTTCTCGTCACACATGCTAGACCTTTCCGAAGAGcccaaagaagaaaacattGCAACGTGCGTCAAGTATTTCAAACGTATGGCTCCTCTCGGTATCTGGCTCGAGATGGAGATCGGTATCACCGGTGGCGAAGAAGACGGCGTAGACAACACTGGTGTTGACAACGCCGCCCTTTACACTCAACCCGAGGACATCTGGGACGTCTACACTGCTCTCAGCGAGGTCGGTCCCGGTTTCTCGATTGCTGCCGGCTTTGGAAACGTGCATGGAGTGTACAAGCCAGGTAACGTGAAACTTCAACCGGATCTACTTGGAAAGCACCAGGACTATGCGAAGGCCAAGTTGGGCGCTAAGGCAAAGAATGAGAAGCCTCT GTTCCTCGTCTTCCACGGTGGATCCGGTTCCACAAAAGAGGAGATCAAGACTGCCGTCGGTAACGGTGTCGTCAAGATGAACGTCGACACTGACACCCAGTTCGCATACCTCGCTGGTATCAGG GACTTCgtccagaagaagaaggattaCCTTCAATCTCAAGTTGGTAACCCAGAGGGACCTGATAAGCCTAATAAGAAG TACTATGACCCTCGTGTCTGGGTTCGTGAAGGCGAGAAGACACTCTCAGAGCGTGTCAAGGAGGCTTGTAAAGATTTGGGCAATGTCGACCGTCTTTGA
- a CDS encoding uncharacterized protein (BUSCO:EOG09264XF3): MPLEATMMVIDNSEYMRNGDYQPTRFDAQADAVNVVFQTKVDSNPENTVGIMSMAGKGAEVLVTHSKDLGQILQAIHKTSSKIGGEIDIPTAINVAQLALKHRENKNLRQRIIVFVGSPLDGQAADEKIMVKLAKKLKKNNVAVDIVCFGDGIEEPDSEGKTIMKSFVEAASSSDNSHLVIVPASSNLISDVLISSPVLSEDRSASIPAELGGTGGSGASGSGSNANEFEFGVDPSLDPELAMALRLSMQEAQAREAASAPSTTNNPTSQSSQMSGATPTIPADPTDDEEEAMLQQAIAMSTQEQDVDMDEDAPTPKPGEDDEMDEDEGEDEAIARAIAMSMEDSQGEKDKK, translated from the exons ATGCCCCTCGAAGCCACCATGATGGTCATCGACAATTCCGAATATATGCGGAATGGAGACTACCAACCGACTCGCTTTGATGCGCAAGCAGACGCCGTTAACGTCGTATTCCAAACGAAAGTGGATTCAAATCCAGAGAACACTGTCGGCATTATGTCGATGGCTGGGAAAGG AGCGGAAGTTCTGGTTACACACTCAAAAGATCTTGGGCAAATCCTCCAAGCCATTCACAAAACATCGAGTAAAATTGGAGGAGAGATTGATATTCCTACCGCTATCAATGTTGCTCAGCTCGCTTTGAAACACCGAGAAAACAAGAATCTAAGACAACGTATCATTGTGTTCGTTGGGTCGCCATTAGATGGACAGGCTGCAGATGAGAAAATAATGGTTAAGTTGGcgaagaagctgaagaagaatAATGTTGCTGTCGATATCGTTTGCTTTGGGGATGGAATTGAAGAGCCGGACTCGGAGGGGAAAACGATTATGAAGTCGTTTGTGGAAGCTGCGAGTAGCAGTGACAATTC ACATCTGGTGATTGTACCAGCGAGCTCGAACCTGATATCGGATGTTCTGATATCGTCTCCGGTTCTTTCTGAAGATCGTAGCGCCAGTATTCCGGCAGAGCTCGGCGGCACTGGTGGTAGCGGTGCTTCAGGATCTGGTTCCAATGCCaacgaatttgaatttggggTTGACCCTAGCTTGGATCCTGAGTTGGCTATG GCTCTCCGTCTTTCAATGCAAGAAGCACAAGCACGAGAAGCTGCATCGGCACCTAGCACTACCAACAACCCAACCTCTCAGTCCTCGCAAATGTCCGGTGCTACGCCCACGATACCTGCGGATCCCACagacgatgaggaagaagcgATGTTACAGCAGGCTATTGCCATGTCCACACAAGAGCAGGATGTTGATATGGACGAAGATGCCCCAACGCCAAAACCAGGAGAGGATGACGAGATGGACGAAGATGAGGGTGAGGATGAAGCTATAGCTAGAGCGATCGCTATGAGCATGGAGGATTCGCAGGGTGAGAAGGACAAGAAATAG
- the NCS6 gene encoding nucleotidyltransferase (BUSCO:EOG09262IZ6), with amino-acid sequence MAPKLCALCSTNKAILKRPKTGQQVCKDCFFYVFETEVHHTITRAGLFKPGDKVAIGASGGKDSTVLAHVLKTLNERYNYGLILFLLSIDEGITGYRDDSLETVKRNQQQYDMPLKILSYDELYGWTMDAIVSQVGRKNNCTFCGVFRRQALDRGAAMLNVDHIVTGHNADDIAETVLMNIMRGDIARLGRCTSIVTEGEDTIKRSKPFKYAYEKEIVMYAYFKKLDYFSTECIYSPDAYRGHARTFLKELEAARPSAIIDIIHSGEAFEIREEVKAGQKSQQTCKRCGYMSSNDLCKACTLLEGLERGMAGSGITERERKKLDAEGRAPENLRTIPFYRRSTRTPGPEVPIVVEAQVDPAMITDHYRPYTAE; translated from the exons ATGGCCCCCAAACTTTGCGCTCTATGTTCGACCAACAAAGCGATCCTGAAACGACCAAAAACTGGACAGCAAGTATGCAAAGATTGCTTCTTCTACGTGTTCGAAACTGAAGTTCACCATACCATTACCCGAGCTGGCCTTTTCAAACCGGGGGATAAAGTTGCGATTGGGGCTTCTGGGGGAAAGG ACTCCACTGTCCTAGCACACGTTCTCAAAACTCTGAATGAACGGTACAACTATGGCCTCATTCTCTTTTTGTTGTCCATCGATGAGGGGATTACAGGCTACCGTGATGATTCGCTAGAGACGGTCAAACGCAATCAACAACAATACGATATGCCTCTTAAGATTCTCTCATACGACGAACTGTATGGATGGACAATGGATGCTATCGTTTCACAGGTCGGACGGAAGAACAACTGCACATTTTGCGGTGTATTTCGTAGGCAGGCGTTAGATCGAGGAGCGGCAATGTTGAATGTGGATCATATCGTTACTGGGCACAACGCAGATGATATAGCTGAGACAGTTCTGATGAATA TCATGAGAGGTGATATTGCACGGCTAGGACGATGTACTTCGATCGTGACAGAAGGCGAGGACACAATCAAACGTTCGAAGCCGTTCAAGTACGCCTATGAAAAGGAGATAGTCAT GTATGCCTACTTTAAGAAGCTTGATTACTTTTCCACGGAGTGCATTTATTCTCCTGATGCCTATCGTGGTCATGCACGGACCTTTCTCaaagagcttgaagctgcCCGGCCCAGTGCAATAATAGATATAATCCACTCTGGAGAGGCTTTCGAAATAAGGGAGGAAGTAAAAGCAGGGCAAAAATCGCAAC AAACCTGCAAGCGTTGTGGATACATGTCGAGTAATGATCTTTGTAAGGCGTGCACCCTACTGGAGGGCCTTGAGCGTGGAATGGCAGGTTCTGGAATC ACTGAGCGCGAGAGAAAGAAACTGGATGCCGAAGGACGTGCCCCAGAAAATCTGCGCACGATACCGTTCTACCGGAGGAGTACAAGAACGCCAGGACCAGAGGTTCCAATCGTGGTGGAAGCCCAAGTTGACCCCGCTATGATCACGGATCACTATCGTCCTTATACTGCAGAGTGA
- the NCS6 gene encoding nucleotidyltransferase, variant 2, with product MNGYRDDSLETVKRNQQQYDMPLKILSYDELYGWTMDAIVSQVGRKNNCTFCGVFRRQALDRGAAMLNVDHIVTGHNADDIAETVLMNIMRGDIARLGRCTSIVTEGEDTIKRSKPFKYAYEKEIVMYAYFKKLDYFSTECIYSPDAYRGHARTFLKELEAARPSAIIDIIHSGEAFEIREEVKAGQKSQQTCKRCGYMSSNDLCKACTLLEGLERGMAGSGITERERKKLDAEGRAPENLRTIPFYRRSTRTPGPEVPIVVEAQVDPAMITDHYRPYTAE from the exons ATGAACG GCTACCGTGATGATTCGCTAGAGACGGTCAAACGCAATCAACAACAATACGATATGCCTCTTAAGATTCTCTCATACGACGAACTGTATGGATGGACAATGGATGCTATCGTTTCACAGGTCGGACGGAAGAACAACTGCACATTTTGCGGTGTATTTCGTAGGCAGGCGTTAGATCGAGGAGCGGCAATGTTGAATGTGGATCATATCGTTACTGGGCACAACGCAGATGATATAGCTGAGACAGTTCTGATGAATA TCATGAGAGGTGATATTGCACGGCTAGGACGATGTACTTCGATCGTGACAGAAGGCGAGGACACAATCAAACGTTCGAAGCCGTTCAAGTACGCCTATGAAAAGGAGATAGTCAT GTATGCCTACTTTAAGAAGCTTGATTACTTTTCCACGGAGTGCATTTATTCTCCTGATGCCTATCGTGGTCATGCACGGACCTTTCTCaaagagcttgaagctgcCCGGCCCAGTGCAATAATAGATATAATCCACTCTGGAGAGGCTTTCGAAATAAGGGAGGAAGTAAAAGCAGGGCAAAAATCGCAAC AAACCTGCAAGCGTTGTGGATACATGTCGAGTAATGATCTTTGTAAGGCGTGCACCCTACTGGAGGGCCTTGAGCGTGGAATGGCAGGTTCTGGAATC ACTGAGCGCGAGAGAAAGAAACTGGATGCCGAAGGACGTGCCCCAGAAAATCTGCGCACGATACCGTTCTACCGGAGGAGTACAAGAACGCCAGGACCAGAGGTTCCAATCGTGGTGGAAGCCCAAGTTGACCCCGCTATGATCACGGATCACTATCGTCCTTATACTGCAGAGTGA